The Candidatus Cloacimonadota bacterium genomic sequence GGAAAATCTGATCATAGAAGCCGCCGAAAAACTCTTTCTCGAAAGTGGATTTGAAAACACCAAAATGGAAGATATTGCAGCCCAAGCAGATTACACAAAACCAACTCTATACAAGTATTTTACCTGCAAGGAAGAAATCCTGTTAGCAGTTTATATGAGAGGCTGGAATCGCAGTTTTGAGTTAATCAAAAAGGCAGCAGATTCCAAAGAAAAAGGATATGATAAACTACTGGCTGCTGCGAAATCCTACAATAACTTTTTCAGCAAGAATTCCATCTATTTTTCACTTTTAAAATATGTCCACGATAAAGGTATAAAACTTTGTGATTCCAATCATAAAAGAGAACAGGATTTAGAAAATGAAAGTAAGAAAAAATTAAAACTTTTTACAGAAATCATTAAGAAAGGAATCGAAGATAAAAGCATTTCTCCTGAGATAGAACCAAAAATTGCAGTTAATTATTTTTTAAATAATCTCTACATTAATATGCACACGAAACACAACAAAAAAGTGGTTTCCAAAGATTTCCTGCGCAAAGCAACCAAAATGATGATGCGAGTTTTCAAGTAAACCTTGAAAATGGATTCTTTCGGAGATACTCATTCAATTATTCTTTTCAGCGGTTGGAAGTGTTAGGAATTGAAGAACCGTTGAAATAGTAAGCAGGGAGAGAAAACTTTTAAACTTTTTCAAGGTTTATACGATCCGAAAAATTTGATAAATCTCCCAAAGGAAAATTATCATTATGATAAAAACAAAATCTCACAACTTTGCAAATAAAGAATATCAGGTTGTTTATAATAATAGGATGAATGGTTCAAAATTTGCAGATAACTTCCGATTAATTATAAAATTATAAATAAATAAAATGGAGTAATTATGATCAATTATGCAGAATTTCTAAAAAAGAAAAATAGGGAGATAGAGGATAATTATCTTAAAAATCTTGAAAAGATTACGCA encodes the following:
- a CDS encoding TetR/AcrR family transcriptional regulator; this encodes ENLIIEAAEKLFLESGFENTKMEDIAAQADYTKPTLYKYFTCKEEILLAVYMRGWNRSFELIKKAADSKEKGYDKLLAAAKSYNNFFSKNSIYFSLLKYVHDKGIKLCDSNHKREQDLENESKKKLKLFTEIIKKGIEDKSISPEIEPKIAVNYFLNNLYINMHTKHNKKVVSKDFLRKATKMMMRVFK